A single Anopheles arabiensis isolate DONGOLA chromosome X, AaraD3, whole genome shotgun sequence DNA region contains:
- the LOC120905658 gene encoding transmembrane protein 205, producing MCCLQRLVDTSPLLQQATSGVALLADTKQEQVRAPAAGSHPDPQPASEQQLHQDVLGAATRATRSLLQRLRDQAHRLQRSPLYKILTGTTQPSHAISAIVVSMVLVALWPNLISGQGATCERSRPDAGDGGRSHPLTQIAYLGSFTIHFGAQIWMTFVSGLALYFSLPRHTFGLIQEVLFPKYFTLGTGLSTISLVSFVELRRSTRPELADRHLAHWDPVDLLQIVALAVTAALELFVRLYLAPPMLRLMHEKHRIEAGASIGQEVGQFDGAGNGYLERSRHYKATHKKFRQIHMATAILNMVSLTCTCVHLLYLATRVTV from the exons ATGTGTTGCCTTCAGCGTCTGGTAGACACGAGtccgctgctgcagcaggcAACGTCGGGTGTCGCGCTGCTGGCCGACACAAAACAGGAGCAGGTGCGTGCCCCGGCTGCCGGCAGCCATCCGGACCCGCAACCAGCaagcgagcagcagctgcaccagGACGTGCTCGGGGCGGCCACGCGGGCAACGCGCTCCCTGCTGCAGCGTCTTCGCGATCAAGCGCACCGCCTGCAGCGCAGCCCACTGTACAA GATACTGACAGGCACGACGCAACCGAGTCACGCAATATCGGCGATCGTGGTGTCGATGGTGCTGGTTGCCCTCTGGCCCAACCTGATCAGCGGGCAGGGTGCGACGTGTGAGCGCAGCCGACCGGACGCTGGAGACGGTGGCCGCAGCCATCCCTTGACGCAGATTGCCTACCTCGGGTCCTTTACCATCCACTTTGGTGCGCAAATATGGATGACATTCGTGTCGG GGCTAGCGCTGTACTTTTCCCTGCCACGCCACACGTTCGGCCTGATCCAGGAGGTGCTGTTTCCGAAGTACTTCACGCTCGGCACCGGCCTGAGCACGATCAGCCTGGTCAGCTTCGTCGAGCTGCGGCGCAGCACCCGGCCGGAGCTGGCCGACCGCCACTTGGCGCACTGGGATCCGGTCGATCTGCTGCAGATTGTGGCGCTCGCAGTGACGGCCGCGCTCGAGCTGTTCGTGCGGCTGTACCTAGCCCCGCCGATGCTGCGCCTGATGCACGAGAAGCACCGCATCGAGGCGGGCGCCAGCATCGGGCAGGAGGTGGGCCAGTTCGACGGGGCGGGCAACGGCTACCTGGAGCGCTCCCGCCACTACAAAGCGACGCACAAGAAGTTCCGCCAGATACACATGGCCACCGCCATCCTCAACATGGTGTCGCTGACGTGCACGTGCGTGCATCTGCTCTACCTCGCAACACGTGTGACCGTTTGA
- the LOC120906670 gene encoding tyrosine--tRNA ligase, mitochondrial translates to MLASTRTFQLKARLKPLLRQPARWYTERNILKLRDRGFIQDVFPAETIDKASSMLGSTCQTVYAGFDPTANSLHVGNLLVLIGLLHTQRAGHQPIALVGGATGLIGDPSGRKTERQQLETEAVEHNVACIRRQIEAIFANHERFFWDRPSPLKPVLVVNNADWYRQYSFVDFMANVGRHFRMGAMLSRSSVQTRLTSESGMSFTEFSYQLFQAYDWLHLLRQHNCRFQLGGSDQMGNIMSGQELISRTDGKEVFGLTLPLITNEEGDKFGKSAGNAVWLSDDRTSPYAMYQFFVRTPDAEVEKLLRLLTFLPVQTIEQTMARHRRTPELWEAQKLLAGELTKLVHGEAGLHKALAISRALYNGDLSTLEQLEVRDVAQCFGGAPLCEILPEPGMTVLDVALRARCFPSRADAERIIGAGGFSINLKKAKNPAEVLSPSVHILSNRISLLRVGKRNYYIVKWLL, encoded by the exons aTGTTGGCTAGCACACGAACATTTCAGCTCAAGGCAAGACTCAAACCATTGCTCCGACAGCCTGCACGATGGTACACAGAGCGAAACATTTTAAAGCTGAGAGACCGCGGTTTCATACAGGACGTTTTCCCAGCGGAAACGAT CGATAAAGCCAGCTCGATGTTAGGCTCCACCTGCCAGACAGTGTATGCCGGGTTCGATCCAACCGCCAACAGTCTGCACGTGGGCAATCTTCTGGTGCTGATCGGGCTGTTGCACACGCAGCGTGCTGGCCACCAACCGATCGCACTGGTGGGCGGCGCTACCGGGCTGATCGGAGACCCTTCCGGCCGCAAAACCGAGCGACAGCAGCTCGAAACGGAAGCTGTAGAGCACAACGTGGCGTGCATCAGGCGGCAAATAGAGGCGATTTTCGCAAACCACGAGCGCTTCTTCTGGGACCGTCCGAGTCCGCTGAAACCGGTGCTAGTGGTGAACAATGCGGACTGGTACCGGCAGTACAGCTTCGTCGATTTCATGGCGAACGTCGGCCGCCACTTCCGGATGGGAGCGATGCTTTCGCGCTCCTCCGTCCAGACCCGCCTGACGAGCGAATCCGGCATGAGCTTTACCGAGTTTTCCTACCAGCTGTTCCAGGCGTACGATTGGTTGCATCTGCTGCGCCAGCACAACTGCCGGTTTCAGCTCGGCGGCTCGGACCAGATGGGCAACATCATGTCCGGCCAGGAGCTGATCAGCCGCACGGACGGGAAGGAAGTGTTCGGGCTGACGCTGCCCCTCATCACCAACGAGGAGGGCGACAAGTTCGGCAAGTCGGCGGGCAATGCGGTGTGGCTGTCGGACGACCGCACCTCGCCGTATGCGATGTACCAGTTCTTCGTCCGCACGCCCGACGCGGAGGTGGAGAAGCTACTGCGATTGCTCACCTTTCTGCCGGTGCAGACGATCGAGCAGACGATGGCGAGGCACCGGCGGACGCCGGAGCTGTGGGAGGCTCAGAAGCTGCTGGCCGGCGAGCTGACGAAGCTGGTGCACGGGGAAGCGGGCCTGCACAAGGCGCTGGCCATCAGCCGGGCACTGTACAACGGCGACCTTTCCACGCTCGAGCAGCTGGAGGTGCGGGACGTGGCGCAATGCTTTGGCGGGGCGCCACTGTGCGAGATACTGCCCGAGCCGGGCATGACGGTGCTGGATGTGGCGTTGCGGGCCCGCTGCTTTCCCAGCCGGGCGGATGCGGAACGGATTATCGGTGCCGGCGGGTTCAGCATCAATCTGAAGAAGGCCAAAAATCCGGCCGAGGTGCTGTCACCCTCAGTGCACATCCTGTCCAACCGGATATCGCTGCTGCGGGTTGGGAAGCGAAACTATTACATCGTCAAATGGTTGCTGTAG
- the LOC120906128 gene encoding branched-chain-amino-acid aminotransferase, cytosolic, whose translation MVLRSKNLVRYVFQNQHKLIQQLLVQGGPVRACSGHGGTQQQAQLRVEEDDNFPKIAEVPPLAAPFPMAIEHAADVGEQFKYSDLSVRLAAPHQLNPKPDVDDLAFGKYFTDHMLKVPYHRRLGGWQKPEITPMENLNLHPAAKVFHYAIELFEGMKAYRGYDGKIRLFRPEMNMARMNVTAYRSGLPTFEGEELIKAMARLVMIDSEWVPHTESASLYIRPTLIGIEPTLGVASSDSALLYTILSPVGPYFKPGAKGLKLYAEPKYTRAWPGGVGDRKVGSNYGPTIHVQQEALRHGCHQVLWLYGDDHQLTEVGVMNIFMLYMKENGERELLTPPLNGLILPGITRDSIIRLCHQWGEFSVREQKFTMPEIKKLSKQGRLLELFGAGTAAVISPIEHISYMGEEIDVPTESHDNPLYRRLYNTLTDIQYGKLDHPWAYVID comes from the exons ATGGTCCTGCGAAGCAAG AACCTCGTACGCTACGTGTTCCAGAATCAGCACAAGCTGAtccagcagctgctggtgcAGGGTGGCCCGGTGCGAGCATGCAGCGGGCACGGCGGCACGCAGCAGCAAGCCCAGCTGCGGGTGGAGGAGGACGACAACTTCCCCAAGATTGCCGAGGTGCCGCCGCTAGCGGCACCGTTCCCGATGGCGATCGAGCATGCGGCCGACGTGGGAGAACAGTTCAAG TATTCCGATCTCAGCGTTCGCTTGGCGGCACCGCACCAGCTCAACCCGAAACCGGACGTGGACGACCTGGCGTTCGGCAAGTACTTTACCGACCACATGCTGAAGGTACCGTACCACCGCCGGCTCGGCGGCTGGCAGAAGCCGGAAATTACGCCGATGGAAAACCTTAACCTGCACCCAGCGGCGAAGGTGTTCCACTACGCGATCGAG CTGTTCGAAGGCATGAAAGCGTACCGTGGCTACGATGGCAAGATTCGCTTGTTCCGACCGGAGATGAACATGGCGCGCATGAACGTTACCGCCTACCGGTCCGGGCTGCCCACGTTCGAGGGCGAGGAGCTGATCAAGGCGATGGCCCGGCTGGTCATGATCGATTCCGAATGGGTGCCGCACACCGAATCGGCCAGTCTGTACATCCGCCCGACCCTGATCGGCATTGAG CCAACGCTAGGCGTTGCTTCGTCCGATTCGGCCCTGCTCTACACGATCCTGTCGCCCGTCGGACCGTACTTCAAGCCGGGCGCTAAGGGGCTGAAGCTGTACGCCGAACCGAAGTACACGCGGGCCTGGCCGGGCGGTGTCGGCGACCGGAAGGTCGGCTCCAACTACGGACCGACGATCCACGTGCAGCAGGAGGCACTGCGGCACGGTTGCCACCAGGTGCTGTGGCTGTACGGCGACGACCATCAGCTGACGGAGGTCGGCGTCATGAACATCTTCATGCTGTACATGAAGGAGAACGGAG AGCGCGAGCTGCTAACACCTCCGCTGAACGGTCTCATCCTGCCCGGCATTACGCGCGACTCGATCATCCGCCTGTGCCACCAGTGGGGTGAATTTTCCGTCCGCGAGCAAAAGTTCACCATGCCCGAGATCAAGAAGCTGTCCAAGCAGGGACGG CTACTGGAACTGTTCGGCGCAGGTACGGCGGCCGTCATCAGCCCGATCGAGCACATCTCGTACATGGGCGAGGAGATCGACGTGCCAACGGAAAGCCACGACAACCCGCTGTATCGGCGGTTGTACAACACACTGACCGACATCCAGTACGGTAAGCTGGATCATCCGTGGGCCTACGTCATAGACTGA